The DNA window CCCCAGATTCACAGCCTTCATAAAGATCCAAACTGCACTGCAGCTAGTGGCTGAAAGCCCTTCTGAGGAAGTGTTAGGACTAGACCACAGTGCCTTTTTCCAGATTTCTTAATGATCCTGCTCCTCAGCACACTCTGGGAGTTTGATCTGGCCATTTCCATTCAGGAAAAGGCCAAGGAACCAaggcaagagaaggagaaaatgggaagaaggaAGTATAGATTACACGGGGAAGTAGGCGATGCAGACAATCATGAGAAGTTGGTAAAATGTTTGCAGTAATCTAGAGTTGTTTTGTCTGTGTGTTATCAGAAAGCGTATCATCACCCTGGCCTTGTTATGTAAAAGTCTCCTCTAGTCCTTTCAAAGGGTGAAGCCTTTAAAATAGCTGCCTCTATTTAAGGCTGACCAACTCAAGTCCCTGATAAcaataatgcagaaaaaaaaaaatccagtctgaAGCACCCTGCTGTTTCAAGACACAAGTTCTAGCCTTTAATGAGGTCGGTACCTCTTTTAACCTTGTCAGCTGAGTGAGTGGGAATAAACTTCTAATAGGCCATTGATAATGATATCCAGTCTTGCTAGAGGGAGTTCTGAAATGCTGATATGTACAAACACTATGTATTTTACACACAGATCAACATTTCAATGcagtattttgaaaactttaGGGAATAAAAAGGCCCATTCCTGTATGGCTAAGTAAACTTTCTAAGTAAACTTTCTAACATCTCATTTAGATGTTTTTGAAGCATAGCTAAAAAATACCACTGCTATTATACTCTAAGCTGTAAAATATAACAGTACTTCCTGGTACCTTTGACAAAAACCCAATTTGGGAAATGCCAAAAATATTTAGTAACTTTTAGTGACCATATCAACTATAATTAAAAGTTGAAATCACTGTATTATAGagagaaaattttagtttttaaaaacttcaaatgGTTTATTTGCCATATGCTTagtattaaaaagcaaatgattaaTTACAGATAGATTCTGAAGATGCTGGGAAAGTATGTCTTAGAGTATTTCAATTAATTCAATATGTTTGCCTACATTTTAAATCACCCTGAAGCATTTCAGCTCTTGGGGCCAGGGAAATCTATTTGAACTTTAAATTGTTTCTTCTATCGTGGCATCTGCTTATGCAAGAAGTGGGTTATGGAAGGatggtttttatttacattagtCAATTACTGACATGCAATCTTTGTTGGCAATGCCCATATAACTCTTccaggctatttttaaaaatatacagacatGGCCCTAAGTGGACTGAATGTGGAGGTGGTAACTGATTATCAGTGGAGTACCATAAATATTGttgctgggaaaaaaaatgctAGTGCTCCAATGGTATGGTGTTGTACTATGAAAAGTCTAAATCTAGTGAACTTGAGGGAGAATACTCAAAATGATGAGTAATTGAGTCTGTTTCAGCTTCTCTGTAGAAGAGAATTCATCTTCACAATGATTAACTGGCTTAAGGAATTCTGTTTTGCATATCATCACATTTGGAttaacacaattaaaattttaaagtgggggaaaaaaaaaaaacctaaatacaaACACTGATATTTTGTTAGTCCTGCCTCTGAATCTACTGACCTAGCCACAGAAAACTGAGAGTAATGTATTAACTAAAGCAGTgcctaaatataaaacaaaacaaaaagtttccaAAACCCAACAATATTTGAGCAGAAATGAACTTGAGTTTGCTTACTATTTTCCAAACAAAAGACCATTTAGCCTAGATTCACAAGTATTTGACTGGAAATTGAAACTGCTCTCCATCCTCCAATAAAGATCCCTCAATCATAtataaaagtgagaaaacagTAAGTTTCAAGAGGCTTAGGTGTTAAGAAGCTACAAAGTTTGTCTTTTTGGTAATCTCctgtttgaaaaaacaaaacacctcatcTTCTTCCTTAACGTGATAGTACTACTAACAACTCCATCATTGCTTCTAGACCacggaaagagagaaaaacaccaCCTCTGGGATTTCAACAatttgaagagagagaaaaaagatgctACAGTTAAATAGTCAGGGGCTGTATAAAGAAGCTCATATTTCTGGTTAATCTGTCTGGATCTTTCATttgagacaaaacaaaaaacctaggagcaaacacagattaaaaaatgaattaaaccaGGGGTTCTTACCCTTTTTCAGGTCACAGATTCCTACAGGAATCCAGTGAAATATACAGGCATCTTCCCCCAAAAAATATTCACACAATATTTTGCATAAGACCAAGGGAACGGAGATCCCCTGGTTATAGACCCAAGGTTAAGAGCCACTGAATTAAGCCAAATCTGGTTTAGCCTGCCCTCGGCAGTAGCTTAAAACTCAGAGAATATCTGCCACtggggaaaaggagggaaggaaggaaacaatgcCGCAGGTAAACGGAGTCAGGGGCTGTACAAAGCAAGGCCGCGAAGCAAGCCAGACAGTGCTCCCAATGTGTCCTTACCTGTCAAGGGCTGGCTGAGCTCCGCCTGCACTTTACCCTTCGCTGATCCTTCCAGAGGTAAACCTCTGTCCCCTTTGTAGAGTTTCGGTTTAAATGGAGAatctttctctttaccttttgaTCCTTTAGGCCGGCCTGCTTGCTTCTTCTTGGATTTGCCATCCCCCTTCACACCCAGTAGTGGATGGACTTCTGTAAAAGGACAGATAGGCACAGAAAGAAATCCACACGTCACCCCAACTGACCATGTGCCATGCCACCTATCCATGAGCAAAGAATTCTGCTCTTGTGTCTCAGGTCCACTAATACAAGAagaaaagtttgttttgtttattaattataaaCTATAGAAGAGTGGCCATTAAATGAGAAACAGTTCCTTGGCCACATGGCCTATGTGATTCATACGAAGCCACAGCAGCTCTAAATGGAAAAGGTAGCTCAAAGACACACTGATACTTTATTACACAAGCCAGAACAGGAATGCACATGTGCACACTGGCATGTGAGAGCAGAAAGGGAATGGGCTTTGGTACGCGACAGACCAGGGTAAGAATCCAGACTCAACCATGTAATTAAAAAGGCTTCTAGAGTCAGACTGTAAAAGTAGGTAGGAAGAATTAAGGTTGTCCAAGTCTGACTAGTACTTTACTACCTAATGAGAATCTTGCGGGGGAGGTAGGGTATTTAAACAAACTGAGCCAGATGTCAGAAGAGTTAAAGTATGTCATCTTAGGCAAAGTACTGAGAGCAGAATCTCcccattttaaaagagaagtgaAAGCAGATGAAATTATTACAAAGTTGTAAAGCACTATAAAAAAGACTCGTGGGAAAATTCCTTTAAGGGAAAATCACCCAAACAGGAAATTACCAGATTGTGCTGGAGAGTGGCGTCTGTCaggtgagggagagaaaatgTGGCTCTTACCATCATTTGGTACTCCTTGCAGTTCAATATTGGttgttttgggtttcttcttAGGTGGCTGGGACCCATCTGTTGAAGACTGCCTCTTCTTCTCTGAACTAGCCCCTTCGTCCATCAAGGAGGTTTGGACTGCATCCGGTGGGGGGCCATAAGGATTTTCTTCTGGGTCTTCTACCTCAGGGGCAATGGGTAAATATAATAGAGCCTTTGAATCTTCCAGCTCTTCATCACTATTTGGAACAGGATCAGAAAAGGGataggaaaaaagaggagaaagttgCTTAAACCATGAACCCTTCCTCTAGGGCAGAATCATCTAACCATAAGCAACAGGTATGGATCTAAAATTTCAAGAAAGCcaagacaaataaaaagaaatcaaacaggggcttccctggtggcacagtggttaagaatccgcctacccatgcaggggacacaggttcgagccctggtccgggaagatcccacatgccacagagcaactaagcccgtgcgccacaactactgagcctgcgctctagagcccgcgagccacaactactgaagcccgcgcgcctagagcccctgatccgcaacaagagaagccactgcaatgagcccgcacaccgcaaggaagagtagcccccgctcgccaccactagagaaagcccacgcacagcaacaaagacccaatgcagccataaataaataaataaataaattttttaaaaaggagatcaGATTAATAAAATCAGTAGTAAAATAAATGGCATaaacaaattatttcactttcttaagatttttctatcaagggagaagggaagggatttCTTGCGCACCAGAGGAGTTATCTCTTTGAGGTAAAAGGCAGATGGGCCTGAAGGAAGAGCCGGGGAACTGAGCAGCACAACCAGAGACTGAGGAGGAGGAGCACCCCAGGCCCAGCCTTCGGCGGCAGCTCACCTGCTACAGAAGGCAGCAATAGGGTCCACACTGGTGACATCCACTTCCTCATCCTCTGCAGCATCAGCCCCTGCAGGACAAAAACACAGCAGAGGTGTGAGAAGAAGTAGAAAACTGCTTTTTACATATAGCTTATGGTTTTCATAAACTGAAATCCaggagaaacaaaggaggaaaaccAAACAGTTCACTTTACTTAGTCGTTCTGCAAATATCTGCTGAATTTCCACCACACGCTAGGCACCGGGAATAGAGCAATCCCCCAGAAAGTTGGGAACGGTTCTTCAGTAAAAATTTTAGAAGTCTAATTGGGGAGACAGATACACACAGATAATTTCAGTTCCATACAGTAAGTGCTACAGTAAAGGTATGCGCAATGTGCCAAGGAGACGGGAAGGAGAAACAACTTCTGCGGAAGTTTGGGAAGGCTTCGTACAACACAGTCCAATAACACTAATACAATCCAGAATATACTGCAGCCCTGACGGTCTTCCTAAGACACAGGAGGCATGTAAGTTATCTAATATCACAGAAGTGAGGACCAGCACTTTCAAGCTGGAGAGAACTAATTTCAATCCCAATTCCCTGATTCCTGACACCATCAAGTGGCCCAGCAGTCAATGACCCGTGGCATTAATTACTCAAGCTGACAGTGCCAACTGGGCACATTAAGCATTCATACACACAAACCCCTGCCAGACGCAAAGCCCTGTGTTTAGACAACGATGGGGCTATAAAGTGAAATCTTTATTCTCAACTAACTTCCTATCTAGAAGTTCAGAAGCcaagagataaaaataacaatgatcaCAATCATAATCATAGTAGAAGAGAACATTTGAATGCTCATTATGGCCTAGACACTATAGTGAGCCCTTTAcgtgaattatctcatttattccccaCAACCCGAAAaggcagaaacagaaaaggaagtttAGGTTTACAGAATAAGTATTCTGCCcaaggcagtctgactccagagcccacgctCTTTACCTTCACCTTACTGACAAAGGAGTGACAATACCCAAACAGCAGCTGAGCACCCAGCATGTGGGTGGCTTTGTTAGGTGCCCCATGCAAATCCTCATTTAATCATCTGCAATTAGTCAGGAAATACAAAGTGAAACGTTAAGAGAGCTGCTTGAGTCCTAGTAATGCCCATGTAAGCCCTGAGTCAATGCCTTaacaataaatattcaaaaaacacTGTCAAAACTGTGtaagcttagaaaaaaaaattagactaagTGCTGAAGTGAATTTTCAACACAAATTAAGAATGAGTACTGAGTAAAACAATcatttttcctttgggaaatacTATCTGCAATTGAGAAATATTACCTGTCTGTTCAGGTTCACTCTTATCTTCATCTTCAATATCAAACTCTGATTCCCTTTCTTCATATTCTACATTTTCATCCAATTCTTTGAAGTCTGGCGCAAATGCACTCCAATTTTCCTATGCCACAAACAAAATATACTACTTAACTGTATGAGAAAGCAGCGGTCTGTAACCTAGACATTAATGATATAAATTAAAGGATTGAGCATGAACGAGACTCAAAATTCTGAGATCAAATTTGGCAGATAATAAAAATTAGGTATCTACAGTTTTACTACCTTAAGGCATTTCCTATCTTAAACATTCCATGTTATTAACTGTGGTTCTCTCATAAATAACTGCcttctttaatctttttaagATGTAATTCTGAGGTAAAATGTTACGTTTTCTTATGAGTACACTGATTACAAATATAATTAACGGTgttgaaaataaaaccaagatgTAAAACAGAAGCTAACTGAgctgaaaataagaaaagcaaaagaaaactctGTCTCAGATGAGCAACAGAAAAACGTACCAGGAAGTACACTAGATTTTCTCCCTGAAAACAGAGCTGGTAAACTGACTTTGGACCAAGACCTTAccattaaaataaagcaaaactagATGCACTGAACTATTTAATTAGAAGAATCATAtggaaaagaaagtataaaaggTAATTTTGGGCTTACTAGTTGTAAAGGTCTTTGATAAAAGGAAAGGGTATCTAGCTTCAAAGCGGTTAAACCAGAAAAATACTTACTACTTGATTTTGTGCCCAGATAGATACCACTCCACTAGAAATGGATGCTATGATGGGTCGAACAGGATGCCACTAAATTttaatgaagcaaagaaaaatcagttctaagaaTGAATCCAAGATTTTCTGTATTACATAAGTAACAACAGCAACCTCTCATCCTACTCACAGCTACATCCAAGAGGAGTTCTCCTCTTGTCCCATGGAGAATCTTCACCAGGTTGCCAATACTCTTCTCCCAGATGTACAGGGCATGCTGCCGGGCTGACCCTGCCACTATGTATTCCCCATCCCCAGAGAAACAACATTTCTTCCATGGGGTCCTAAAGGACAAAGAAAGTACCCAAGTAGAACCGGAACCCGACCCCAGGCCATGAATTACCACATATTCTTCTAGGTTGTGATACATACCTATTCACCAAGTCCTGCAATTTCTGCATGGGTTCAGGCTCTCCATCTCTTCCACAGGTTAAGATTTCTCTACCATCATAAACTCTGATTATTCGATCTGCTGTGTTAATTAAAAAGCAACTacagaaaggataaaaatatcaACACCAGAGGTCAGAATCTGTTCCTGTTAACATTTTCCATAGCTACCAGTTACTTATAATAGTACCATAAGACAACTAACAAATCAGGGAGAGACTGAGTGAAAATCTAAGTAATAGACTAGACTATTTATGTATCTACCTGTTACCTTCCAAGCCAAAATATAACGTGAAGTGAGAAAACGCTTTACTTCCCTTCCTGTGTAATCCCTGAACCCTAGATGCACAAACTAATCAGCAGTATTTGACTAAAATCCAAAACCTCTAAATTGAAACCAGTTTCCCGAATTCAGAAGCttacagttaaatatatataaatacttcaTTCCTCTGGCCTgctttatatacaatatattcttaATGAGTTAACAAACTAAATATATCATTCTGGATTGTCCAATTTTTTACTGTGATAACACTGAGTGTTGGAAACCTGTCTAAAATACAAGTTATTTTACCACCTTCTTACAGACTTCACTAACTGTCTCTTGCTTCAAGAGAATTTGAACATGAATGTCCTCTAAGTATGTATGGTGGTTCCCATACAAAATAGGATGACTGTTACTTCTCTTACTGACACCTATTTCCTTCTTGTTTCTGTTGATACATAAATCTACTTCTAGCTGGGTAATCAAACATCAGAAAAACATCTGAAATTAAAAGGGTAAATAAATAGGTTTTATGTAAGTAAAGTGCAGTTACTACGTGAATTCTGTGACATCAATTCTGATTATAATATAGCAGCTCATCTTTACCCAGTGCTCACCACATGCCAGGCATTCTGGTTCTATGCACAGACCACTCAGACATCTTTTCTGTAAAGGAACTGCCTGTTAACCTCCCGATAAGATGTGACTGCTGGCTCAAAGCAGTAAATCTTATCAACTTAACAACCAGATAGTGACAGTTTCTATAactattttttaagtaaactttaaaaaaaattaaggataataTACACAGAAACTGTGAATCTCAACGTATTTTTGCATTCTACTCACTTTTAAAACTGTCTCTAAAAAGACAGGTCTCACTTACCTGCCCTTCCGGGCAAACTCTATTGACTTAATGGCTGTGGTATTGCTTGTTCCAGTTGTTACTCTGAAGGAAGCAACAAGATCCTGAGAATCTGTTTTTAGGACCAAAATCtaaagtttaaaagagaaaaataataagtattcTGATAACTTACAGTAATTAGATTTGGCTTCTGTTTCTAAAACTGGGCAAAGACTGGgtgaaaatattaatatgaatatCTCTATTCCCACGTATTCAACTTGATCAACTGCAATTGCCTTTTACCTCTTCAATTAAAGGACAGTGTCTTAACCTATTGTTAAAAGATAATGTTTAACATTATCCAGAGtcaaaaagtagaagcaacccaagtatccatcaacagataaacaaaatgtgacacatacatacaatggaatactattcagacttgaaaagaaaggaaattctgacacatgctacaacatgaatgaatcttaaggacattatgctaagtgaagtaagcccgtcacaaaaaaaccaaatactGGATGAGTCCACTTATACAGGTACTAGAATaaccaaattcatagagatagaaagtagaatgatggtttcCAAGGGGTGAAAGGGAGTAGGAAATAGCAAGTTATTATTTAGTAAGTACAAGGTGAGTGagtgcaagatgaaaagagctctggagaTAAACGATGGTGATGACTGCacgacaatgtgaatgtactttacaccactgaactgtacacttaagaatggTTAAGACGGTAAATTTTGTTaagtgcattttaccacaatgaaaaaaaaaaactgccactCTCTAAAGTAGTCATGAAACTGTACTAGCCCATACGtcccagtcaaaaaaaaaaaaaaaaaatcaaagtgcaaTGGAACTCAAACTCTAATAAGCTTGAAAAGGACCCTAAAGCTCACCTAACCCAACTTACTACACAAAACTATAGACTAAGCTAGCCTAAAGTGTACAATATTTGCAGACCAAGATATCAGACATTTTATCAGCAGTATTCCACTgatgatatgatttttaaattttataatttagtaATGGCCTTTCATTACTAGCATCCAGTAAAGGACCCCCATCCTTCTCTAGGTCAAATAACCTCTGACTGTTCTAAATCCAAAGAACAGAAATTATTAAGGCATGAGAGAAAAATAGGCTATATTTGCCACAGGCAGGAGGCATGCTTAGTCAAGGgataaaagaaatttcaaagaaagGAGAACAAGCAAACATGAAATGAGCCAATGCACAGGATGACTGATGCGTATTTCACCAGCTTCTAAGCTTCTAGGCTTACCTTGCCTTTTGCATTTCCTGTATAGATATATTCTCCTCGCCTATCAAAAGATGCAACCACGTTCAAATCGGAGTCATCGTCTACGGGCAGAACAACATGTTTGGAATCTGAAAGGGTCAACATGACAGGAGCAGATTTCATGGGACACACGAGAACCTTGTTcctgtttaaaaatatgaatagtaCATTGGCTGTTGCTATGATATCAGAAGGCTGACTCTCTGCTCTTTTCTGTAATTCCTATCTACTACCTCATCAACTCTCCCAGCCcaagcatatttaaaatagtgaaaaagcCTAAACTCTAAATTCCTAATAATAGGGAAATGACTGAGTAAAGTTATGAGATCTTACCTTGACAagataaaatgtaattattaaaaataaatatgaagatgtAGCAAACTGgtaaaatatgtatgaaataaagtgaaaggcaaaataccaattaaaactatgtaaaaatacatatttgtgtacATCTAACAGACAAATGCTTTGTGAGCTAGTAAGTGCTTTGTGAGTTATGAAGCACTATACAATAAACTTTATACTTAAAGAGAACTTGACTAAAAGAaaacctagagaaatgaaaatagttaTATCTCAGTAATAGAATGATGGGTAgctctttttcttaaatatagttTTCATAATGAACTGTTTCCCATACTAAAGAAATTCAAATTGGAGGAAAACCCCAGGTAAAGAACAGTTATTATACTTATTTCTACCTTTGCCCATTTCTGAAGTCTTAATTAACATAGGCCAGTTTTTAATTATATACTACAACAGTCTCTTTAAAATCTATTCAGTAGATCCAGATAATCTGGAAAGATTATTTTATATAGAAGAGGTTTGAAGAGATGTGGGCTTTTGCATCCTAAAACCTTAAACTGAAATTGTCATGAGCCTGGAGATAGAATTAGACCCACCCCAGGAGAGAATAGCACAGATTAAACATACTGATCTCGCGGATGATACTGGACTTTTAAGATGGGTGAAGGGAATCGAAACCTCTGGTCGCAGTCGCCTGAAAGGACATCCCACTGTGACACTATGTTATCAGTGGAAGCACTCACGAGCTTATGACCATCTCGACTCCAGCTGAGAAGGAAAAAGGGTAACTTAGCACATATTCTAAGTTAAAGTATATCATACCACCCTTACAGATAAAAATGCATGAGTCTCACTTATTGCCCTAACTGCATGGGTCACCAacgtttcttcttctttattttttaaacatatactcAAATCCACAACAAGCTTTCCTAactaagcaataaaaaagaatgttttcatgACATCTTCATATCTAGTAATAGAAGCTCTTAACAGTTCAAGATAACAGTACAAGTGGCTCAGTGAAAAAAGGGAGActcaaacattttagaaaagtataaaatcagCTGGCCCTTAAGTGTTGATTTAACAAAAAACAGGTTTTCTTccccttggggggagggggaggagtagTTGAGCTTTCTGAAGTTGTCCCAGAAGTAGCACTATCATAGTATAAACGAACCAGTACAGATAGGTatctgtcatttaaaataattaagaaaagaattaaggaaagaATTAATTCCTCCTGCTAAGTACAGTTAAACATCCTGAAcattatatagaaaacaaacacaaaaaggtaaagagaagaCAGACTGTCTAGGGACTACAGGATATGAGGAACGACACAGCAGTGAGGtcctcagattttctttttgcctcatacaTCCTGGACCGGGTGACGGAGATGCCAACAACCCATTAGCATcaatgggcacacacacacaaagtctcCAGAAGAGCCAAAGGACTAGGAAAGGACAATCAACAGATACTAACACACAGATGACACAGGTGTTAGTATTACACGACAAGGATTTCAATGCAGCCATCATTAAAATGCTTCAACAAACAATTACAaacatgcttgaaacaaatgggaaaaaaaaagtctcagcaaagaaacagaaatatagggaaaagaatcaaatgggaattttagaactgaaaaatataaaaactgaaataaaaaactcaaAAGATGGGTTCAGCAGCCAATggaaaagaggaagacagaataAAAAATTCCCAATCTGAACAataggagaaaaaatgaaatgaaaaaaatgaacagagcctcagggacctgtgggactataacaaaagatctaataTCTAATATCCATGGCATCAGAGtcctggaaggagagaagaaagagagtaaggcttaaaagtatttgaagaaataatagttgagagaggatatgggaatatatgtatacatatagctgattcactttgttgtacagcagaaactaacacaacattgtaaagcaattatactccaataaacatgaaaaaaaaaagaaataatgtttgaaaatttcccaaatttggcaaaagatatAAAACACACAACCTCAAGAAGCTAAGCAAACTTCAAACAGGATGAGCTCAAAGAAATCCACTCCAAGAcacaaacttctgaaaactaaagacaaagaaaaaaatcttgaaagcagaaa is part of the Balaenoptera musculus isolate JJ_BM4_2016_0621 chromosome 1, mBalMus1.pri.v3, whole genome shotgun sequence genome and encodes:
- the RBBP5 gene encoding retinoblastoma-binding protein 5 isoform X1; the protein is MNLELLESFGQNYPEEADGTLDCISMALTCTFNRWGTLLAVGCNDGRIVIWDFLTRGIAKIISAHIHPVCSLCWSRDGHKLVSASTDNIVSQWDVLSGDCDQRFRFPSPILKVQYHPRDQNKVLVCPMKSAPVMLTLSDSKHVVLPVDDDSDLNVVASFDRRGEYIYTGNAKGKILVLKTDSQDLVASFRVTTGTSNTTAIKSIEFARKGSCFLINTADRIIRVYDGREILTCGRDGEPEPMQKLQDLVNRTPWKKCCFSGDGEYIVAGSARQHALYIWEKSIGNLVKILHGTRGELLLDVAWHPVRPIIASISSGVVSIWAQNQVENWSAFAPDFKELDENVEYEERESEFDIEDEDKSEPEQTGADAAEDEEVDVTSVDPIAAFCSSDEELEDSKALLYLPIAPEVEDPEENPYGPPPDAVQTSLMDEGASSEKKRQSSTDGSQPPKKKPKTTNIELQGVPNDEVHPLLGVKGDGKSKKKQAGRPKGSKGKEKDSPFKPKLYKGDRGLPLEGSAKGKVQAELSQPLTAGGAISELL
- the RBBP5 gene encoding retinoblastoma-binding protein 5 isoform X2 is translated as MNLELLESFGQNYPEEADGTLDCISMALTCTFNRWGTLLAVGCNDGRIVIWDFLTRGIAKIISAHIHPVCSLCWSRDGHKLVSASTDNIVSQWDVLSGDCDQRFRFPSPILKVQYHPRDQNKVLVCPMKSAPVMLTLSDSKHVVLPVDDDSDLNVVASFDRRGEYIYTGNAKGKILVLKTDSQDLVASFRVTTGTSNTTAIKSIEFARKGSCFLINTADRIIRVYDGREILTCGRDGEPEPMQKLQDLVNRTPWKKCCFSGDGEYIVAGSARQHALYIWEKSIGNLVKILHGTRGELLLDVAWHPVRPIIASISSGVVSIWAQNQVENWSAFAPDFKELDENVEYEERESEFDIEDEDKSEPEQTGADAAEDEEVDVTSVDPIAAFCSSDEELEDSKALLYLPIAPEVEDPEENPYGPPPDAVQTSLMDEGASSEKKRQSSTDGSQPPKKKPKTTNIELQGVPNDEVHPLLGVKGDGKSKKKQAGRPKGSKAGGAISELL